From a single Opisthocomus hoazin isolate bOpiHoa1 chromosome 6, bOpiHoa1.hap1, whole genome shotgun sequence genomic region:
- the BAG3 gene encoding LOW QUALITY PROTEIN: BAG family molecular chaperone regulator 3 (The sequence of the model RefSeq protein was modified relative to this genomic sequence to represent the inferred CDS: deleted 1 base in 1 codon), which produces MSAAAHPPPPPAAQTEGSAEPLPPGWEIKVDPQTGWPFFVDHNSRTTTWSDPRLRAAEQEGQSSANGPSRDSPKQPPAREGNMGYPKLRAGYIPIPVIHEGIDGRQQHPCFAPQPAVQRYKTEAVPTAVQAQPPLRGGYAGPESPSPRGPAEASQADKQCGPTTAAAAAQAPAAHGPEPQSPGASDSPAVSPQSSGRPNAGSHQLPRGYIPIPVIHENIQRQPAQVYHQAQKTHYPAQQSEYQAHQPVFHRIQPDEREPKTTRAQSPFRVSQRGSSSRESSPARVTTQIQPPAPIRVQTVVDRPQVSQQQVPPQEPPRPSPPPEIKPESRAVPPPETEAPSSYIPIQVTHQEPDLKLPPQKPPAMAEKADKKIPCPAKIVPPQERPPPEEAATPKTMETGEPQKHPGVLKVEAILEKVQMLEQAVDSFQGKKTDKKYLMIEEYLTKELLALDSVDPEGRADVRQARRDGVRKVQTILERLEQKAEDVPEPVQVDGLEPNLPEPKPPQEIMEIEPVVVKSKGDTSNKDAKEETKMERHQPETKEEVFTNLATTTNTSNNPTGP; this is translated from the exons atgAGCGCCGccgcgcac ccccccccgccgccggcagcgcagACGGAGGGCAGCGCCGAGCCGCTGCCGCCCGGCTGGGAGATCAAGGTCGACCCGCAGACGGGCTGGCCCTTCTTCGTGGACCACAACAGCCGCACGACCACCTGGAGCGACccgcggctgcgggcggcggAGCAG GAAGGCCAGTCATCAGCAAATGGTCCGTCTCGCGACAGCCCCAAGCAGCCACCAGCAAGAGAAGGAAACATGGGATACCCCAAGCTCCGGGCCGGCTATATCCCAATCCCCGTCATCCACGAGGGCATCGacggcaggcagcagcacccgtGCTTTGCTCCGCAGCCCGCTGTGCAGCGATACAAGACAGAAGCGGTGCCCACCGCGGTGCAGGCGCAGCCACCTCTGAGGGGGGGCTACGCCGGCCCCGAGTCCCCGAGTCCGAGGGGACCGGCGGAGGCTTCCCAGGCAGATAAACAATGTGGACCGACaacggcagctgcagcagcccaagCGCCGGCCGCACACGGACCCGAG CCTCAATCTCCTGGAGCTTCTGATTCTCCAGCGGTTTCCCCTCAGTCCTCTGGCAGGCCCAATGCAGGAAGCCATCAGCTTCCTCGCGGTTATATTCCAATTCCCGTGATCCACGAAAACATCCAGCGGCAACCAGCGCAAGTCTACCACCAGGCACAGAAGACACACTACCCTGCCCAGCAGAGCGAATACCAAGCCCACCAACCGGTGTTCCACAGAATTCAACCAGATGAGAGGGAGCCGAAGACAACGCGCGCGCAGTCTCCCTTCCGAGTGTCTCAGAGAGGCTCATCGAGCCGTGAAAGCTCACCGGCCAGAGTCACCACCCAGATACAGCCCCCAGCTCCCATCCGAGTGCAGACAGTTGTAGACAGACCCCAG GTTTCTCAGCAACAAGTCCCACCTCAAGAGCCACCAAGACCATCCCCACCACCTGAAATCAAACCTGAAAGCAGGGCAGTCCCACCACCTGAAACTGAGGCGCCGTCATCGTACATCCCGATTCAGGTCACCCACCAAGAACCGGATCTGAAACTACCACCCCAGAAGCCTCCAGCCATGGCAGAGAAAGCTGATAAAAAGATTCCCTGCCCAGCTAAGATTGTTCCCCCACAGGAAAGGCCTCCTCCTGAAGAAGCGGCGACACCGAAGACAATGGAAACGGGAGAACCTCAAAAGCATCCTGGTGTTTTGAAAGTGGAGGCGATTCTGGAGAAAGTACAAATGCTTGAGCAGGCAGTTGACTCCTTTCAAGGCaagaaaactgacaaaaaatACTTGATGATTGAAGAATATTTGACCAAAGAGTTGCTAGCCCTAGACTCAGTGGACCCTGAGGGTCGTGCGGATGTGCGCCAGGCCAGGAGAGATGGTGTAAGGAAGGTCCAGACCATTTTGGAAAGACTtgaacagaaagcagaagatgTCCCAGAACCAGTTCAAGTTGATGGACTTGAGCCAAATTTGCCAGAGCCGAAGCCACCGCAGGAAATCATGGAGATTGAACCTGTGGTAGTCAAGAGCAAGGGAGATACCAGTAATAAAGATGCTAAAGAGGAAACCAAAATGGAAAGACATCAGCCTGAAACTAAGGAAGAAGTGTTTACCAATCTTGCCACCACGACAAACACATCTAATAATCCAACTGGACCGTAG